A window from Eubalaena glacialis isolate mEubGla1 chromosome 1, mEubGla1.1.hap2.+ XY, whole genome shotgun sequence encodes these proteins:
- the RND3 gene encoding rho-related GTP-binding protein RhoE, whose product MKERRASQKLSSKSIMDPNQNVKCKIVVVGDSQCGKTALLHVFAKDCFPENYVPTVFENYTASFEIDTQRIELSLWDTSGSPYYDNVRPLSYPDSDAVLICFDISRPETLDSVLKKWKGEIQEFCPNTKMLLVGCKSDLRTDVSTLVELSNHRQTPVSYDQGANMAKQIGAATYIECSALQSENSVRDIFHVATLACVNKTNKNVKRNKSQRATKRISHMPSRPELSAVATDLRKDKAKSCTVM is encoded by the exons ATGAAGGAGAGAAGAGCCAGCCAGAAATTATCCAGTAAATCTATCATGGATCCTAATCAGAACGTGAAATGCAAGATAGTAGTGGTGGGAGACAGTCAGTGTGGGAAAACCGCGCTGCTGCATGTCTTCGCCAAAGACTGCTTCCCCGAG AATTACGTCCCTACGGTGTTTGAGAATTACACGGCCAGTTTTGAAATCGACACACAAAGAATAGAGTTGAGCCTGTGGGACACTTCGG GTTCTCCTTACTATGACAACGTCCGGCCCCTCTCTTACCCAGATTCAGATGCCGTGCTGATTTGCTTTGACATCAGTAGACCAGAGACTCTGGACAGTGTCCTGAAAAAG TGGAAAGGTGAAATCCAGGAGTTTTGTCCCAACACCAAAATGCTCTTGGTCGGCTGCAAATCTGATCTTCGGACAGATGTCAGTACATTAGTAGAGCTCTCAAACCACAGGCAGACCCCAGTGTCCTATGACCAG GGGGCAAATATGGCCAAACAGATCGGAGCAGCTACTTACATCGAATGCTCGGCTTTACAGTCAGAAAATAGTGTCAGAGACATTTTTCATGTGGCCACCTTGGCATGTGTaaacaagacaaataaaaacGTTAAGCGGAACAAATCGCAGAGGGCGACAAAGCGGATTTCACACATGCCCAGCAGACCAGAACTCTCCGCAGTGGCTACGGACTTACGAAAGGACAAAGCCAAGAGTTGCACTGTGATGTGA